AAATGAATATTAGTACTTCATTACTGGTATGCTTCAATTCCACAATTGTGACATGTACTCTAATTAATTACAAAGTTACTTAGTAAAATTTTGTTAGTTCGCTAACTTTACAATTTGTCTTGCAAGTAGTGTCTAACTCTTCAAGTAATCCAGGTGATGTGACAGAAATGCGATATCTACAATAGGAGATTAATTAGTTTTCATTAATATGATATCCTGGTGTAGTGCTATTAATAaaggctgttaaaaaaaaaaaagaaagtaacttTTTTACAGAATCATGCAAGATATAACTGGATACGTACTGTGAGCTACAAgcttgccactttttttttttctacagctcCAACATGTCCGCTTCTATATTTTTGCAAAGAATCTCCCTAAAGACACATATTGTAATCCTATTATGGAAAAAACCTGTTATGTGCCAAAATATTATGATCACCAAACAGCTGACATTACAATGACTTTTGGTCCATTCAGTAGCTTGCAGAGTATGGTGTGCAGCAGAAGCTTCTAGAACTCAAGGCAACAAAGAGAATAATGGTGACAACTCACTACTCTGCCATTTACCACCACATCTGTCTCCTCTTCTCTTGGATTGTGCTAGCAACCAATCACATGCGCTATGAACTAGTGTAAACACGAGGGCTGAAAATAATCTTGCCTGACGATAGAGCTCCAGCTCCGAGAGAAGCACAGTGTACTGACTCGCTGGGTCAGGGCACTGCAGGTCTACGACAAAAAGGAGGCAGCCACATCGCTCTGTGTGCCGCAAGAAAGCATGGCCCAGGCCTCGATTTTTGTGGGCCCCTTCCACCAGTCCTGGAAGATCAGCAACTGGACATACAAATTACCAGAAATTCACCTGCATGTTTTGTCTGATTTCCTGTATAACAGTGCCACTAGAAGTTTTCTCACTTTTAAATTGGGTGGcattatgcttttttattatcgTTATTTTTCATTACTGAAGACAAAATAATCAGGCACTGCCTGTTTCAGTCATTTGACACAACTAGCCCAGGCCAAAATAATGACAAGTGGTTATGCATACCAGCAGATTGTGAAAGGTTACATTACCATCCAAGGGAAAACCTAGCAATTTTTAAAGCTCCAGATTTCAACAAAATTTGTATCACCCAATTCTCCACAATGCATTTTGGTCACGTGCACTAAAAAATGTTAATGATAATTGCATAGTTTTTCCACaaaaaataatttagaaattgccATACACACCACAGAACATTAGTCCTCATTAAAAAAAATCTTGTGCTAGCACACTGCACTACCAGCATGTGATATTACATGGAAGCAACAGTGcaggcagaggggggggggggggggggggcattttgtGATGCTGTCTAAGCCAAGTCGGCAGAACTCAAGTCATCATGAGTGACTGTGTTCAACCTAAATGCTGGCCATTAGGGTTTCAGCAAAATAAACCTTCATGAAGCATTCTTTGTCTTTTTTCCCCACCATGAAGATTCATTTTACAAAACAAATTTAGGCCTCACAGCTCAACATAATTTTTCAAGATATAAGCACAGATGCCTCTCTTCCCGGTGCATGCATGTTCCAACATCACCATTTACTTCACGAGAAGCAGCTTTTTGGGCTGCCTGGTCCAGTTCTCTTTTCAATGTGTTTTTGCTTATTGGAAGTTCTATGTTTTTATGCAGTCATATATCTTTAGCATGACAGGAGGTGCAGAAAAATCTAAAACAACCCCTTCCCCAACACACAGAGCTACAGAGGCACATTGTCCTCTAAGGGGGGATGCAGGAATCAAGTCctgaaaatcaagaaaaaatgaatttcaGGATAAGGCAGCTTTTGTTAATAAATCAATTTCAGAATAAAGTTGCTTTTGTCAATGGCAGCATATTTCTatgctgcataaaaaaaaagtgtttcacccgaaaggcgaaaaattgatagcgatagcaaggtGATTGCACAACTGCACAAAGTTCATAGTTTTATCTGCCATATAATTGCAgtaaagattcgcttactaattaaattagcaCGCATAGTGTCACGCAcgtacaggcaaacatgaaccgaTCTGGCTTGACGACTGCAAACACATACTGTTGCAACGATGGCATGATTAAAAGTGCAAACTAAGGGGAgcgaacgcttctgctgcctctcacttcaatgcaTCTCCGAAACTTGTGATTACACAACCTGCAGCACTACATGTGCTTGAAGGCAGCACACAtgcagccaccagccatctcggcttgcCGAacattacctccaagatagggtgTGGCGGCGCACAGCTGGGCTAGAGGAGCAGAGGCGCACTTACTCCAGACACAATCAAGTTAAATTTTACCCATCTTGTGAGGGCCAGGTAACACGGTTTTATTACAGtcaacttccgttaatttgaccttAATGAGACCAAAGAAATTCATAGAATCACCCGGCGGCTTGAATTAAAagaagaggcagaaaaaaaatgttagaacACACCACTGCTGCATtttgtgtatgcgtgcgtgtgcacgtatgcacgcacacatacaaaatgTAGTATGAATCAGAAATTGGATGAAACCTGCGGAGTCTACACTGACAGAATGGAAATCTATTTACTCTTATTGTCCATTGTTATTCTCAAACAAATTTTTACTGCTGTCTATGAAGGACATGTTGCCCTCCTTCTAGTTCATTGCGTTTGACATTTGCCATTTCTTAAATCACACCACTACAATCGCAAATGAGATGATGGCCCACGCCTAGATTAACCGCCTCATCAGTTCATCCTGCGACACATGCAAGTCTTCAAATGCTGAAAACACGTGATGTGACTCAGTTGCCACTGGCTTAGCGTTTAAAATAACTCATCTTTTGAACAAGCTTTTTTAATTTAATAAACCCTGAAAGCAGCGTGTTGTTGTTGCCATCATGTGCAAACACTTGTTCTGCCACCATCTTAGGTGACAATGGCACCGACGCTGGCTCTGGCAGCAGGTTGTTGCCAACGTTGCAAACATGGTTTCGGTTTTGTATGCAACAGTAATGTGCGGGCAATTTTCAGACCAATTAGAAAAAAGGCACGCCTTAGAATTGGGGTAAATACAGTAATCATTCCTTGTGAACTGCTGCTCTCACATTGAAATTGGCTGAAGGCAGACTGAAAGCCGACGGTTTTGGCCAGGGATAATGTGTATTCAAAGAATTTGCTGTCACTTAAGTGCCACCAAGGTACATGCTGCAGCCATTGCAGTCAGCAGTGGGGTCAGTCATATATGTCTGGTGACCAGTCAAGTTTTAATTATACAGCAAAGGCCCTTTCAAGATTGAAATAATGGACGTTTTGGTCCATAGGCACTGGCTGAAACCTTTGGTCAGGATAAAGGAAAATCAAATTAACCAGAGTTGAATTAATGGAAGTATACTGTACAAGTCTACCATTGATGCTGTTTGTTTTGTATAATATGCCTTTCTGTGTCCTTCTCATTCTGCCTGCCCTACAACAAAGTAGAAGATGCCATACCTACAAGCCCATGCAGCTACCTTCATCTACCATAGGTGTTATGTTAGGATGATATAAGGAACTTATAGTAGTgtattactgaaaaaaaaaaaaaaaaaataagtgataACCATAGACTCCATTACAAAGTTTGTAAACTTGAATATTGCAGAAACAGGAAAGACTGGCATCTATTCTAATCTTTCTAAAATAATTTTGCTTGAATGTTAGCAATATTGTTGCCAATGATTGTGACTATTCTTTGCTGTTTATGATGTTTGCATGACCTGCGGCGCATGTTGCATTTTGTGTAAGTCTAACCTTTGCCTAGTGCAACTTCCTTTGTTTACTCACTATTTGCAGTAAACTTTGGAAATGCGCTGCCAGTTATTATTTTAAGTTCTTTGTCAAGCATATAggtattgctttatttttattcagAGACACGTTGTCTGACTGCCCCTCCAGCTTATGGGTTTAGAATAAAGCCAGCAGACACATTGTAAAAGAAAAAAGTACTAGATAAAGGCTTCTACAAACTGGACCATGCATTGTGCAAGATGGCTCCTTTTTCAGAGCCTTCAGCATTATTTCAATGGTCACGTGATGCGTCACATGTCCAATGTATATTTCATGCTGCCATCAGTACAAAATGTTTAATTTAATCATACTATTcccactgtcacaacacaaagaAAGTACATACAACAGTAAAAACTATGCTTACCAGCCAACTGGAGGTAATCATCATAGCTCACAACACCCACATGTGGCCTCAGCGTTGTAAAAGGATAGGCAGCCACTTTAGGccgggctcttgtaatggcacgCAGCAAAGTAGATTTACCCACATTAGGAAAGCCAACCTGAAGAaaatattgcaataaaaaaacactACATAAGACCTTGAACACGTCCAATTATGTTACCAGGCCACAAAAAGAACATCTTGGACAAATACTATTATGCATCCCTTTCATCTCACACAAAATAAAGGCATTGGAAAAACTGTGCTAGATAGGTGACAAAGTGGTTGAAGATGAAGTTAAGCGTCTAGACTGATGTATCAAGAACATTAATTTCTATGGCAATCTGAAGCTGTGTTTTCGAACGTCATGCACCTATACACTCTATAAATGTGAATTTGATTTTCCATTGAAATCTCTAGGCTAGCTTGTTCTGGGACaatctttgttctttcttttgttgGCAGAGTGTAACGGCATTATGTTGCCTGTTTGCATACTCCAGAATCACGTGACCTTCTTCAAAAATGGAAGTTTGCTTCATTAAAATTTCAGTTGGAGTGTGAAATTTTTTGTCTGTCACTTTCATCTCTCCTGCATTTTCTTGTCATTCACAAGCATACACCATACTGACTGATCTATAGTACATGTCACTGTTGTGATCAGAAAAATTTACACTGCATGTTCTTATagatgtacagttaaacctcaatataaagaagttggtaaaatcggcaatttgcttcgcAATATCGAAATATTCTTACATTGAAATTTGactttttatgcaaataagtacagctGCCGATGGATTTTTCTTACACAGAAGGGGCCGCAAAGTTTTCTGAACTATCAGGTAAttggaaaaagcaaatttgaattagaaaaaaattaatcttgttgaatttgagagtcgggGACGAAAAACACGGTTTCCTGCCATGTCAACAATATCTTCACGTCGGCAGTACGAAGCGTAGCCAGCTACGTTTTCACGCTGCACCCACTACTGATAGTGTCGCTCGCAGTGGGgtgacgctatcatgaaaagcaccAGCAGCGGGGAGCTAATGCTTCGTCAGCCTCTCACTTCAATgcgtctccgaaactcgagattatgcaacctccagCACTAAACGCACAGGTAGACAGAGCACATGATGCCACGCCATCTACTCTCGCCAAATCTTTGCACACAGTAGATTATCTCTAAAACAGGGCGCCTgggctgcgtatgcgctcagcccTGCGCAGCCACGGCAGGGCTAGAAAAGGAGATGGGCGCCAACCTGCCTCCCCCCACCCCTCCTTCCTCAATTTCGTGCATGCTTGATTGTGTTACCGCGAGCTTGTTGCTTTTTCCCTTTGCTTGCACGGGAAGACAGTGCTCATCCAGCCCCCATCCTTCTCAGCTCTATCACTCTATCACTAGCAACGAAAGCATACAGCGCGTGGGGCGCAataggatcttattgcacttggactttatacggaacatgatgTCCGTTGCTTCAGCGGTCGCTCTCGGTGGGGCGGCACGATTTATGAAATGCATTCGCAAGCAGCCACATGTAATTCagccatttgaccatctgcgtctACGGAAGTTTTCATTAATTGCCTTGGTATTCCTTCACAatggcagtgaaatttcattgtatTGAAATTGTGAACAAACACACTTTGctatattgaggttcaaaatacatggtgttctatggccAAGATGtcataaaaagttaaatactttgttatatagAGAATTACATTatattgaagttcattatatcAAGGTTCAACTGTATTCTCTTGTTTAATTAAGGTGTTTTATGCTTTCAAACACTGCTCACTACTCACCAGGCCAGCCTGAGCCATGGTCTTCATTTCAAGATGGTAGACAATGGCCTCTCCCTGGGCGCCCAGCTGACAGATACGTGGATGACGGTTCTCATTTGTCAAAAAATGGTGGTTTCCGCGGCCACCTGCACCACCACGAGCTGCTAGGAACCGGCTCCCTTCTGTGTCCAGGTCAGCTAATGGGCGCTCTTCCTCATTACACACCACAGTGCCTAATGGCACCTGCATAAGACAGTAGTACATTACAGGAATAAGCGTTACCCTGCTTAGTAGATCGAAGTTAAAGACATATTACTTTCCCAGGTTGCTTTGCTGTTTACATTGAAAAATGTATGAACCAAGAAAATGTATGTACCCAGACAATGTCATTGCCATTAAAAATGAGCCTGGCATAACAGTGAGTGGATTCTTAGAACTGATAAACATGCACCTCGGGTCAACTTCTGGTTCCTTATATGATGTGCCTTGCATTAACATGGTGGTCTAGGCAACATTGAGTCCTGGTATTGTGCCAATATTAAGCTACCTTTTTTTCAGCATAGTGTGACAGACTACTGCAAGCCTGTTACAAAATTTGCAAGAGAAAAATATCCAGGTATGTTGATACTTGGTGTGACTGTGACAAACCTGctcttactaaaaaaaaaaaaaacattgcacaAGTAGTGTCATGTTTCACTAAAGGCCTGCATCCTCTTCTTGTAGGCATGAAAATACCGTGTGATGACTGCATCAAGTTCTTAGATTAGGCTGCAGTTCAAGCATTAAATTTAAAAGAGACACTTTGCCCTTCATTTGCTCCACTAACAATAAAAAATTTTCAGCCAAATAAATGCAAATGGAGTGTTAAAGAAATACTTTGCTAAATTAACTTGGTGTTACTGCTTAATGTTCCTTTATTGAACAGATTTACAAGTAAAAACACAAACAAGGTCAAAAGAATTGTCAGTGGGGATCTTGGCATGCACTGCAAACTAAAGCTAACTAAAATCAATGTGTGTTGTCAGTGAAACGTTGTGACCACTTCTATTAAGGGGAAGCACAGCTATCTGCTTGCTTGAGTTGAGGTGCAGTATCGAGTGGGAGAACTTTTTAGAATATGGAGGGCTAGAAACTATGTATGACTTGTGCAACTGCAataacatagaaaaaaaaaaaagcgtaaacGAAATGTGCTTCCTTCTTCATTATTTAAGCTACATACACACTAAAGCAGACAGCTACAAAGCACGATGCTCCCGTTTTGTGCATAGAGGAAAAAACAGGAATACTTGCAGGAACAACGGTGTGTTCCCCACATCGTCCGTGCATGTCCTTGCCAAATCCTCGCAGACCAGCATTGCCACATATGGTTGAGCTTACATGCTCCAGAGACTTGACATTACTGGTTGCTGCAGAAAATAAACCCGAGCATTAAAAGAAGATCCTACACGGGAAACTATAACCCACTccccccaagaaaaaagaaagagaaattaatCTCGCCTTCAAAAACGACATGACCGCCATTTCCACCATCTCCTCCATCAGGTCCAGCATTTGGATTGCAGAAGAGCTTCATAAACGAGATGCAACCATCACCTCCTGGGCCTCCGATAACCTTCACTCGCTTCCAGTCTACGAAGTGTGATGGCTGGCGAAACGTAGGGCACAGACATCGGTTAGTGACTGAAGAGATCACACTTAGTAGACTT
The DNA window shown above is from Dermacentor silvarum isolate Dsil-2018 chromosome 1, BIME_Dsil_1.4, whole genome shotgun sequence and carries:
- the LOC119435974 gene encoding mitochondrial ribosome-associated GTPase 2 translates to MILRPILFTSSREHFLVRLCSTALPMRDTKPKSRHARPSHFVDWKRVKVIGGPGGDGCISFMKLFCNPNAGPDGGDGGNGGHVVFEATSNVKSLEHVSSTICGNAGLRGFGKDMHGRCGEHTVVPVPLGTVVCNEEERPLADLDTEGSRFLAARGGAGGRGNHHFLTNENRHPRICQLGAQGEAIVYHLEMKTMAQAGLVGFPNVGKSTLLRAITRARPKVAAYPFTTLRPHVGVVSYDDYLQLAVADLPGLVEGAHKNRGLGHAFLRHTERCGCLLFVVDLQCPDPASQYTVLLSELELYRQGFTDGAHAVIANKVDVPGALDRLETLRKEIGGRYPLFPVSAKYGTNLLDVLKYIRSTYDATTQQNKSS